The DNA sequence CGCGGTCCGCCGGCGGGTCCCAGCATGCTGCGCAGCCTGCCGCGCTGCTCCGGGGTGAGGAGGGCCTTCCCCTGCTCGAGGGTCTTGAGCCGCTCGATGCGCAAGTCGGATCGGAGCTTGGCGGCCTCGCGGATCTTCGCCTCCACCTTGCCCATGTCCAGGAGATCCTGCTCCAGGAGGGCGGCCAGATCCATCTCGGCGATGCGGATCTCGGCCTCGCGGCGGATCTGCTCTCGGGTGAACTCGCCCCGCAGCGCCTCCAGCCGGCTCTGCTGCTCGGGCGTCAGACCGAGCTCGCTCCGGTGCTCGAGCATGAACGAGATCACCGGCCGCTCGGCCGGGTACGACATGGGCGGCTCCCCGTATGGCCTCGATCCTGGCCCCGAGAGATGGCGCTCGAGCTGGGACCCGAGGCTCCGGAACTGCTCCACGACCTCCCCCAGGGCCCGCCCGGCGTCTTCGTGGAATGCGGGCCGGACGGAGTCGGCAAGGGCGAGACCGCCGAGCCCGAGGAGGGTCGCGACGAGAACGAGCGTGATGGCGATACGCGTCATGGCCTTCTCTCCTACCGGTGGTGTAGGTCCTCAGTCGTACACGATCAGCGAATGCACGGGGTAGTCCTTCAGCTTGGCCCGGCCGTGGAGGAAGCCGAGCTCGATCAGGAATGTCACGCCGACCACCACGCCC is a window from the Candidatus Methylomirabilota bacterium genome containing:
- a CDS encoding Spy/CpxP family protein refolding chaperone, coding for MTRIAITLVLVATLLGLGGLALADSVRPAFHEDAGRALGEVVEQFRSLGSQLERHLSGPGSRPYGEPPMSYPAERPVISFMLEHRSELGLTPEQQSRLEALRGEFTREQIRREAEIRIAEMDLAALLEQDLLDMGKVEAKIREAAKLRSDLRIERLKTLEQGKALLTPEQRGRLRSMLGPAGGPRRTADRPTRL